From Micromonas commoda chromosome 3, complete sequence, a single genomic window includes:
- a CDS encoding predicted protein: protein VTTANRDALVETFREIAELMIWGDQNEPSFFDAFVEMRTLTHFSRFINQQARHRSHLTLQLLQTLSIMVQNIQLETSLFYLFSNNHVNELIECDFDFDDEEVMAYYISLLKTISLKLNPATVQFFFDYGDGVQGGNKKCSEAPDAKLASFPLFTRAVGFVEHPESMVRAAARTVVLNVF, encoded by the exons GTCACCACCGCgaaccgcgacgcgctcgtggagaCCTTCAGGGAGATTGCGGAGCTGATGATCTGGGGGGACCAGAACGAGCCCTCGTTTTTCGACGCCTTTGTCGAGATGCGGACGTTGACACACTTCTCCAGGTTCATAAATCAGCAGGCGCGGCATC ggTCACACCTCACCTTACAACTTTTGCAGACCCTCTCCATCATGGTACAGAACATTCAACTGGAGACGTCACTGTTTTACCTGTTCAGCAACAACCACGTcaacgagctcatcgagtgCGACTTCGACTTTGACGATGAGGAGGTTATGGCCTACTATATATCCTTGCTGAAGACCATCTCGTTGAAGCTCAACCCGGCGACGGTTCAGTTCTTCTTTGACtatggcgatggcgtccaggGTGGAAACAAGAAGTGCTCGGAGGCGCCGGATGCCAAACTCGCTTCGTTTCCTCTATTCACGAGAGCCGTCGGTTTCGTGGAGCACCCGGAGAGTATGGTCAGGgctgcggcgaggaccgTCGTGTTGAATGTGTTC
- a CDS encoding predicted protein: MVAARVSTSRVPADPAGRDDAFDPSNTIIYRFDNDGNPVEGTLMSDVMGASGDASDAISASTALVDIVAEVYDHVDEDGSETAVEVIRSADGDIMFRFVGKDAEDFQARATANVKKEQTPAERAQMLLDEAQELIEQARALQNGEDELAAATEKAKLAAAAAAKELAPKESVVEPASDGTVIMRRERKAPEGGDALGKGFEHVSKMGIKSIVDGIENMFDNFRRAVSPEKQPRLPKTPEGTPWVDHEKVPTAGVDVAFDSFGTDDVSSSSDYMSVENADSEEAREAEEIEEEHAQWAETAAQVRSSGDVTKVESEPEEDEEAKLAEAIERYSSMGSVVAGAWRPKPIDVTIGGKVYVAYISPNSLRQLPGGKMAVVEDDAEKPGDTTTIIMCDPQDDGTNVFMFGLTRTVLDDGSILYRFPSGEALGQSRR, encoded by the coding sequence atggtggcggcgcgcgtgtccacctcgcgcgttcccgcggatcccgcggggcgggacgacgcgttcgacccCTCGAACACTATCATATACCGATTCGACAACGACGGCAACCCCGTTGAGGGCACCCTGATGAGTGACGTCATGGGGGCCTCGGGCGATGCCTCCGACGCCATCAGCGCGTCCACTGCACTcgtcgacatcgtcgcgGAAGTGTACGATCACGTCGATGAGGACGGATCCGAGACCGCGGTCGAGGTAATCCGCAGTGCAGACGGCGACATCATGTTCAGGTTTGTGGGGAAGGATGCGGAGGACTTTcaggcgagggcgacggcaaACGTGAAGAAGGAGCAGACGCCCGCCGAACGCGCTCAGATGCTGCTGGACGAGGCACAGGAACTCATCGAACAGGCCCGTGCTCTCCAGAACGGCGaagacgagctcgccgccgcgaccgagaaggccaagctggctgctgcggctgccgcgaaggagctcgcgcccaAGGAGAGTGTCGTCGAGCCGGCATCGGACGGCACGGTGATCATGAGGCGCGAACGAAAGGCGcccgaaggcggcgatgcgctcggAAAGGGTTTTGAACACGTGTCCAAGATGGGCATAAAGTCAATCGTGGATGGCATCGAGAACATGTTCGATAACTTCCGCCGAGCTGTGTCCCCGGAGAAGCAGCCGAGGCTGCCTAAGACACCGGAGGGCACGCCGTGGGTTGACCACGAGAAGGTCCCCACGGCTGGTgtcgacgtcgcgttcgaTTCTTTCGGGACCGACGACGTTTCGTCATCGAGTGACTACATGTCCGTCGAAAACGCGGATTCAGAGGAGgcccgcgaggcggaggagattGAGGAGGAGCATGCTCAATGGGCTGAGACGGCGGCGCAAGTGAGATCCTCCGGCGATGTGACCAAGGTTGAGTctgagcccgaggaggacgaggaagcgaaactcgccgaggcgatcgagagATATTCAAGTATGGGATCGGTCGTCGCTGGCGCCTGGAGGCCCAAGCCCATCGACGTGACGATCGGTGGGAAGGTTTATGTGGCCTATATTTCGCCAAACAGCTTGCGCCAGCTCCCCGGGGGGAAGATGGCAGTGGTCGAGGACGATGCAGAGAAGCCCGGAGACACCACAACCATCATCATGTGCGATCCCCAGGATGACGGGACGAACGTTTTCATGTTTGGGCTCACGCGGACGGTGCTGGATGATGGAAGTATCTTGTACAGATTCCCCTCCGGCGAAGCTCTCGGCCAGAGTCGCCGCTAG
- a CDS encoding predicted protein, giving the protein MSAPAPAEKEQGWFSRLASSVASSVGEGLNYLTGVEDPDELKTVDDGSGNVTKKDDADAGGRKAMWSQLKDLVGADIMSKFSIPIFLMEPISVLQKTAENMQYCELLDRACEEEEEFMRLAYVAALAVSVYSSNERTKKPFNPILGETWEMALPEVDGIYVAEQVCHHPPIGASHCETPRWTFDLTSAVRTKFMGNWVDVWPKGRTRIHLKECGDVYNLLPPASRVNNLVVGRLWVDTFGEMRVNNLKTGASAVLTFKECNMFGAGRWEVSGDVLGADGECKLKLKGKWNESMTATKPDGSTGRILWAKNPEPKEGALVEKYGFDNWTLRMNAAKDAPKGLLKSDSRLRPDRMALEKGDDTTAQKMKHVLEEKQRAERRKREANGGEWKPRWFKLAAEADLHELELDVGTAVWEWNGAYNEELAKRTEKGIDNVLETEFDPWEFEDTKDMVIP; this is encoded by the exons ATGTCGGCCCCCGCACCTGCCGAGAAAGAGCAGGGATGGTTCAGccgcctcgcgagctccgtGGCGTCCTCCGTGGGCGAGGGACTGAACTA TCTTaccggcgtcgaggatccTGATGAGTTGAAGACCGTGGATGACGGCAGCGGAAACGTGACaaagaaggacgacgccgacgcgggcggtcgCAAGGCCATGTGGTCGCAGCTCAAGGATCTCGTCGGAGCCGATATCATGTCCAAGTTTAGCATTCCCATCTTCCTCATGGAGCCTATCAGCGTGCTCCAGAAGACGGCGGAGAACATGCAGTACTGCGAGTTACTCGACAGGGCgtgcgaggaggaggaggagttcaTGCGGCTTGCCTACGTTGCGGCactcgccgtctccgtctaCTCATCCAACGAGCGAACGAAGAAGCCGTTCAACCCCATTCTTGGCGAGACCTGGGAGATGGCGCTGCCCGAGGTGGACGGGATCtacgtcgccgagcaggtGTGCCATCACCCCCCGATCGGCGCGAGCCACTGCGAGACCCCACGCTGGACGTTTGACCTGACCTCCGCGGTTCGGACCAAGTTCATGGGTAACTGGGTCGACGTCTGGCCCAAAGGGAGGACAAGGATCCACCTGAAGGAGTGCGGGGACGTGTACAACCTGTTGCCGCCTGCATCCAGGGTGAACAACCTCGTGGTCGGTCGGTTGTGGGTCGATACCTTCGGCGAGATGCGCGTGAACAACCTCAAGACGGGCGCCAGCGCCGTGCTGACGTTCAAGGAGTGTAACATGTTCGGCGCGGGCCGATGGGAAGTGTCGggcgacgtgctcggcgCAGATGGCGAGTGCAAGCTCAAGCTCAAGGGCAAGTGGAACGAGTCTATGACCGCCACCAAGCCCGACGGTTCCACCGGTCGCATCCTCTGGGCCAAGAACCCCGAGCCCAAGGAGGGTGCGCTCGTCGAGAAGTACGGGTTTGACAACTGGACGCTTCGCATGAACGCGGCAAAGGATGCGCCCAAGGGTCTGCTCAAGTCCGactcgcgcctccgccccgaTCGCATGGCGCTGGAGAAAGGTGACGACACCACCGCACAGAAGATGAAGCACGTGTTGGAGGAGAAGCAGAGGGCGGAGCGAAGGAAAAGGGAGGCAAACGGCGGGGAGTGGAAGCCGCGGTGGttcaagctcgcggcggaggccgaccttcacgagctcgagctggaCGTCGGCACGGCCGTGTGGGAATGGAACGGAGCGTACAACGAGGAGTTGGCGAAAAGGACGGAGAAGGGGATTGATAACGTGCTGGAGACTGAGTTTGACCCTTGGGAGTTTGAGGACACCAAGGACATGGTGATCCCTTAA
- a CDS encoding predicted protein, producing the protein MPSAKDLLRRWQREDAAAHDHSSGDLDDDNLRLSMWDDSPLNLSLVAVKWGVRKREALALRQVRFAGLQDVEDIMGSIESQYETEEGDNDPASLVIALRRLPQRPDGYFKGAPLRAVVIRALLSLGVAMEHCEEGFRSATRWCTSDPVCTLASPIRALGKVGGSTARCVSPVARITWGVASAAARAVRLATRKSRALARLAVMPPRSPRGSPDAAARARDAARSARDAGLAMASALGAINAAPAAAAAAEEEEEEEDEWASDKENETNAMIMSAVKAKLSSPRRLERMFASDASNRVYSPQTWNGKRRKLSGLAAAAGVGSPRGSQIQGIRA; encoded by the coding sequence ATGCCCTCCGCGAAGGATTTACTCCGTAGGTGGCAGAGGGAGGACGCAGCGGCCCATGATCACTCTTCGGGTGACCTGGATGACGACAACCTGAGGCTCTCCATGTGGGACGATTCGCCCCTGAACCTTTCCTTGGTGGCGGTGAAATGGGGGGTGCGAAaacgcgaggcgctcgcgctaCGGCAGGTGAGATTCGCGGGACTTCAGGACGTTGAGGACATCATGGGGAGTATCGAGAGCCAATATGAGACGGAGGAGGGAGATAACGACCCCGCGAGCCTCGTCATCGCACTGCGACGCCTACCGCAACGACCCGACGGTTATTTCAAGGGTGCTCCGCTTCGGGCGGTCGTCATCCGAGCTCTGCTCagtctcggcgtcgcgatggaACACTGTGAGGAAGGGTTTCGAAGCGCGACGAGATGGTGCACGAGCGATCCGGTGTGTACCCTCGCATCCCCGATCCGTGCGCTGGGCAAGGTGGGTGGAAGCACCGCGCGCTGCGTCTCCCCGGTCGCTAGGATCACGTGGGGTGTGGCGTCAGCAGCGGCGCGTGCCGTGAGGCTGGCGACCAGGAAGTcgagggcgctggcgaggcTCGCAGTCATGCCGCCGAGATCACCGAGAGGGTCACCGGATGCGGCAGCTagggcgagggacgccgcgagatCGGCGAGGGATGCCGGGTTGGCCATGGCAAGCGCACTTGGGGCAATCAACGCAGcaccagcggcggcggcggcggcggaggaggaggaggaggaggaggacgagtgGGCTAGCGACAAGGAGAACGAGACAAATGCCATGATCATGAGTGCGGTCAAGGCCAAACTGAGCTCTCCGAGGCGACTCGAGCGCATGTTCGCGTCGGATGCTTCGAACAGGGTGTACTCGCCCCAGACGTGGAATGGTAAAAGGAGAAAGCTGTCAGGCTTGGCCGCTGCCGCGGGTGTGGGCagtccgcgaggttcgcaGATTCAGGGAATTCGCGCTTGA
- a CDS encoding predicted protein, whose product MIPVTSWRSHRGTSRELTQHRRPPPPCRSHPGRSPIYSPHLLASTDSSDGKYLATSLSTQAVKVYQRTEDGGIAALVELTGHGAAVTDVTIPLPHEPCTVCSSSLDGTVRLWDCRAAEGQREVMKFVAGFAKEFASATLGGGNDHLVVGAQNEQVVFWDRRVGTGLEVFEDSHSEDVTRVRFQPGRRNRLFTAGVDGLACAFDVGGCPADINDEDGLLTVMHTGCAIVELGFVSGAGDDDVLWLLTGNEDAWFYDAGDDADTIGNTLAYIPDTRGAAQRSSFAADIHAGGLSQQVDYLVGCFSRKEPGGGSTVMVAAGTQGGAVGVYPVVASTDPASSPAVLGAPIAVMDGGHVDIVRAMAWKPDNAAEPPVTGAEDSRMCAWGEKKAVDPGGDGGYIQAGGKIGRGDEGGRRHSPY is encoded by the coding sequence ATGATCCCTGTTACGTCATGGCGATCGCATCGAGGTACGTCGCGCGAGCTCACCCAAcaccgtcgcccgccgcccccctgTCGCTCCCACCCAGGTCGCTCACCAATCTATTCGCCccacctcctcgcctcgACCGACAGCTCGGACGGAAAAtacctcgcgacgtcgttaTCGACGCAGGCGGTGAAGGTATATCAGCGCACAGAGGACGGGGgtatcgccgcgctcgtcgagctgaccggccacggcgccgcaGTTACCGACGTGACCATCCCTCTCCCACACGAGCCCTGCACGGTGTGCTCGTCCTCGCTCGACGGGACCGTCCGTCTCTGGGATTGCAGGGCAGCGGAAGGTCAGCGTGAGGTTATGAAGTTCGTCGCGGGGTTTGCCAAGGAgttcgcctccgcgacgctgggcggcgggaacgACCACCTCGTTGTCGGCGCGCAGAACGAGCAGGTGGTCTTCTGGGATCGCAGAGTGGGCACTGGGCTCGAGGTGTTTGAGGACTCACACAGTGAAGACGTGACGAGGGTCAGGTTCCAACCGGGGCGTCGCAACCGGCTCTTCACCGCAGGTGTCGATGGTTTGGCTTGTGCATTCGATGTGGGGGGATGTCCCGCGGACAtcaacgacgaggacgggctTCTGACCGTCATGCACACTGGCTGCGCTATTGTCGAGTTGGGCTTCGTCAGCGGAGCGGGGGACGATGACGTGTTGTGGCTGCTCACGGGTAATGAGGACGCGTGGTTTTACGATgcaggcgacgacgctgaTACGATAGGTAACACACTTGCGTACATACCGgacacgcgcggcgcggcgcagcgcTCGAGTTTCGCCGCGGATATCCACGCGGGTGGGTTGTCGCAGCAGGTGGACTACCTCGTCGGGTGCTTCAGTCGAAAGGAACCGGGCGGCGGATCCACGGTCatggtcgcggcggggacgcaaGGGGGTGCGGTGGGTGTCTACCCGGTGGTCGCATCAACCGACCCGGCCTCATCACCCGCCGTGTTGGGCGCACCCATCGCGGTGATGGACGGCGGGCACGTCGACATCGTCAGGGCCATGGCGTGGAAGCCGGATAACGCCGCAGAGCCGCCAGTGACTGGCGCGGAGGATAGCAGGATGTGCGCGTGGGGAGAGAAGAAGGCGGTCGATcccggcggggacggtggATACATCCAGGCGGGGGGTAAAATAGGGCGTGGAGACGAAGGTGGAAGGCGACACTCCCCGTATTAG